In Anthocerotibacter panamensis C109, the sequence GACGATCCCAAAACCAATGCCACCCCGCCCATTTTCAAAATCCCGGCGCACCTCGCGGAGGGCTTCTTCTGTGGACAGACGCTTGATCTTGGTCCCAATCAGGCTACGAAAGGTGGCGATCTGCTTGCCTTCCTTGAGCACCCGCTCCTCAAAGACGCGCACTGCTACGGACTCGGTGGGGATGTAAAGGCGCACCGGCAGGTCGTCGGAGAGCCCCAGGTCCCGCCAGTTATTGATTTGCCCGGTGAAAAGGCGGCGCAACTGGTCAAAGGTAATTTTGCCCCCCAAAGCTCGGGGTAGGCTCTTGGCACGTGTCTGGGAACTGAAGTCCACAAAGACTAACACCCCGTCATAGGCGACTTTTTCAGCTTTGAGGTCACTGGGTAGATCCTGGATCAAGTCCATGATGGCGAAATCGGCCCGTTCTTGCTCCACGGTCTCCAGCGTTGCTTCTGTGGTGTTCTCGGCAGGCTTTTGGTAGCTGAGCTTAAACTCCGGTCTGCGCCCAATCAACTCCTGTTCTAGAGAGAGGTCTTTGTTGAGCGGGGTCTTGAACCGCGCCACATAGCGCCAACTCCCCTCGGGCTCTGCGGTATAGGTGAAGGATCCTTTGGGCACTGCGGGTACATCTGCAATCCGTGGGAGCAAGGTGGCATAGGCTGGAGTCGAGTCCGAACGGGGGAAAAACCACCAGACCAGCCCACCCACCAGGACTACGGCCAACCCCGCCAGGGTGGGAAGCCAGGGGAAGGAGCGGACGGGCTCAGCGGACTCTTCAGCGATGGGCTTGACTTCTGGAGATGCTTCCTCCTGGGGCTTCGGCAGGCTGCGTAGCGCCGCTCGAGCCTGTGCCACACCGGTAAAAGGCTGCTCAATCTCCAGCAGGCGCAGGATAAATAGACGCAAATTGCGGTCAATACCCGGCCAGTTGCGCTCGTCTCGGGGCTCAAGGGTTCGCCCTGAAGCGGGGTCTACCGCTCGACCTGCCGCCAGATAAAATGCGACAAAGCCCAACGCCTTGAGGTCCTGCTGCAACGTAGGCTCTACCCCCACAACCAGCGTGGGGTCGAAGAGCCGTTCCCAGAGATCAGGGTCACAGACGTAGAGGAAGAATGTCGCGTCCTCCTGGGCGATCAGGACACTTTCCAGACTGAGGTTCCCGTGGGCCAGACCTTGGCGCACCTGTCCGGCGGGGAGACGGAATTTTTGGCTGTGCAAAAACTCCAGCGTCTGTAACAACTGGTTGAGCGCTTCGTAGACTTGAGCTTGGGCCCAGGCTCCGTGTATCCCAAGATAGCTCCCCAGCGTCGGGTAGAGGTCACGTTCCCCCAGCATCACCAGGAAACAGCGCTCTTCACGGGGGTCAACTAGGGCTTCAAAAGGGGGGATGAGCCGAGATTCTTGGGTCCGGCCATCGGCTAGGGCCAATCCGCCAACCCGAGGGAATACTTCCTTGCGGCTACGGGCATCCTCCGGGGCAAAGGACCGCTTGGGCAATAAAAATTCCTTGATGACGACTGGCTGATTGCCCTGGACCTGAATACCCCGATACAGCCTACCGGCCCCCCGGCCCCCCACCAGACCGAGGACCCGGTAGACGCCACGAGTCCCACGCAGTTCGATGCCTTCGCGCAGCATAGCCGGGAAGCCGCATTGCATACAAAACTTGGCCGCAGACTCTTGCTGGACTGTCTTTTGAGGCTCGCCACAGGACAGCGGGCGACGGTAGGGACACAGATATTCGGCGTACTGAGGCTCCGGCACGGGCGGACCATCCTTGAGGCTCGGAAAATGGCTGGGTATTTATCCCCTAAGGAGTATAGCTTTTTAAGATCCGTCCTAGGGATGCACCAATCCACTGCGCAGGGCAACCACAATGGCCTGCGCGCGGCTAGTCACTTTGAGTTTCTCAAAGATCGCCGTCAGGTGGGCCTTAACCGTGGCGATACTGATGTGGAGTTGGCGGGCGATAGTCTCGTTGGTGGCTCCTTCGGCCAACAGGTGAAGCACCTCTCGTTCACGCTCAGTCAGTCTGGTGTCCGTAGACGCAGGGGTAACGCCATCTAAAGAACGGTGGAAGTGGCGAAAGAAGCGGGCAGCCAAGTCGGGGGGCAGATAGATCTCCTGACTGAGCACCGTGGTAATCGCAGCATAGAGTTGGGAGGCAATCCGCGTCTTGAGCACATAGCCGTTAGCTCCAGCCTTCATCGCTCGGAATACCCAAGCGTCCTCCTCGTGGGCCGACAGGACTAAGACTCGCCCTGGGTAGCCTTGTTGTTTGAGCCCTGCCAGAGCGTGAATGCCATTGCCCTCAGGAAATTCCATGTCCATAAGAATGAGGTTGGGAGTCCATTGAGCGGCCAAATGGAGGGCTTCTTCTACGCGGCCCGCTTCGCCCACGACTTCAAATGCCAGCGGACTACTACTGTTATAAAACTTCAGGAGGGTCCAGAGCCCTTCACGAAAGCGCGGCTCATCATCGACGAGCAGAACCGTGATAGTAGGGGCGGGTTCCATAGGTACTCACATCCAATATGGGGATAGGCAAGGTGGTATGGGTTCGAGAGATTAAGAAACGTGGGCTGTCTAAGCTATCCAAATCAAGGCTTAAAATAGTGCTCCAGCCTGGGATGGGGCGTAGGAGGCACGAGCGTAGTATACCCATTTAATCCTTAAAGTCTCGACCAAAGTCTAATAACCTCCAGGACGGAGAATCACTAATCTATGTTATGTACCCACAAAGCTCCTGATTCCATGATTTCTGCGCTCGCTCCGACCCTGGCGACGCTCCTGGCAGGGGGGAGATCCCTTGATAGCACAGAGCAAATCAGTTTGAGCCGCCCGACTGAGAGGAGGGAGGTACAATTCCTGCTCAACGCTGCGCCCAACCCAAACTATGGTGCGAAGGGGCAAGGTGTAACGATACCAGTGGCTACAGCATCGGTGGAATGGCTGAGTCCCCTCCGGGCCCTATCGGGCATCTGGAGGGAATTGTGCTGTATTGGTGATGCCCTGACCCTGGGACCCCAACATCCGTCTCCAGCTTCCATTTCTATTCAGGAGTGGGCCTTCAAGCGGTCTGTTCCAGGAATGTTCCCCCGGCGGCTGGAGATCATCTGGTTGCCCCACTGCTACCCAAATCTATAGGAGAACTGCTTGTGCCGAGAACAGACTATTTTGCCCCAGGCGTTTATGTTGAGGAGCTAGACCGTGGCAGCCGCCCAATCGAGGGGGTCAGTACCGCTATCGCTGGGTTCGTCGGTTTTACTGAGGCCATCCGCGAGGACGCCGAACTGTACAAGCCCATGTTGGTTACCAACTGGAGCCAGTACCTCCGGTACTTTGCGGCTCAGGGCTCTGATGGTTTTACAGACTTCAACGCTTACTTGCCCTTTGCGGTCTACGGCTACTTCCTAAATGGAGGTGGGCGCTGTTGGGTGACCAGCATCGGTACCCAATTGCCCACCAATGGCACCCAAGCCGCGACCCCGGTCCAGAACAGCCTACAGATCCAGGCTCGGGGAGGCAGCCGCCCGTCCTTAAGCTTCACCTTACGGGAACAACTGATGGCTGGGGGCGTAACGGTCGCCATCCTTGAGGGCTCCCCTCGGGCACTACCCGATGGACAAAGCCCTGATACCCCAATCAACACCGATGAATTTTTCTCTGTGGTCATCGAGCGGGGGGGACAGCAAGTCGAGCGCTTTGACCACCTGACGATGAATCGGGAAGTCCAGCCTCAGGTAGCCACCTATGTGGTGACCGCGCTACAAAGCTCCGCTTTTGTGGCGGTAGCGGATAATTCCCAGGGCCGCACCGCCTTGGCCCGTCGTCCCGCCAACGGTCAGTACGAATTGATCCCACCTCCGGCTCCTTCACAGCCTGACCGCTTCACGCGGGATGTGGAAGGGGTACGCGATGACCGGACCGGCGTGCGCGGCATCTTCGAGATCGACGAGATCACGATGCTCGCTTGTCCCGACCTGATGCGGGCCTATCAAGCCAACCTGCTCGATATTGAACAGGTCCATGGGGTCATGGAGTTGATGATTAGCCTGTGCGAAGGAGGCGATACACCCAACCCCCCCAACCGTATGGTCGTCTTGGATGCACCGCCCTGTAAGGCTTCCGGTACTCCGGTAGCTCCTGAGCAAGTCAAGCCCCAAGACGTGGCTCAGTGGCTCGATACCTTTAACCGCCGCTCGATGTTCGCTGCGCTCTACTATCCTTGGATCAAGGTGCCCAACCCCCGCAATGGCGGCAGGCCCATTCTTGTTCCGCCTTGCGGGCATATGATGGGGGTCTGGGGCCGCACCGATGAGGCTCGGGGCGTCTACAAAGCTCCGGCAAACGAGACGCCAAAAGGGGTTATTGGTCTGGCTTATGAGACCAATTTCCGCGAACAGGAACTGCTCAACCCCAAAGGCATCAACTGTATCCGCACCTTCCCGAATCGGGGCATCCGTATCTGGGGGGCTAGGACCTTGGTGGAGCCGGACAAGACGGAGTGGCGCTATATCAGTGTGCGCCGTCTCATCAGCTACATCGAGAAATCCATCGAGCTAGGTACCCAGTGGGTGGTCTTCGAGCCCAACGACCAAGATTTGTGGATGCGTGTTAAGCGCACCATCAGCAACTTCTTGGAGCGGCTCTGGCGCGAGGGGGCACTCTATGGGGCGGCCCCTGAGCAAGCCTTTTATGTGAAGTGTGACGAGGAGCTCAATCCCCCGGAGACGATGATCCTGGGTCGCCTCTACGTCGAGATTGGCATCGCGCCCGTCCGTCCGGCAGAGTTCGTCATCTTCCGTATTTCCCAATGGTCCGGCCAACAAGGCGAGTAATACCCGTCTACATCCCAACCCTATCTAGTAAAAGGAGTTACCCATGGTTGATGAAATTTTAGTTGGATGTCGATTTTACTGGGAGGCAGACAGCCTCACCGAGAAGATGGTCCTCGAACTGAGCGGTCTAAGTTCTGAGAACCCCGCCGCCGGAGGCGATAAGGTCTTGGGTTCCTCCAAGAATGCCATCAACTTGCGTCAAGCAGCTCCGACACGGGTTAAGTTCAGTCCCGTCACGATCAAGATCGTGGCTACCACCAACAAAGACCTCTACCAGTGGTACGCCAACTGCAACAAAAACGAAGGCGGTCAATCGGACTGGACCTCTAACCGCAAGGCGTCCTCGATCTCGGTCTATGACCAAGCAGGAACGATGAAAGCGCGTTGGGAGTTGCTCAACTCGTACCCCACGAAGTATGAAGGCCCGAAGCTTGAAGCTGGGGCGAACGATGTGGCGAACGAGACGATCACCCTGGTCCATGAAGGGATCAAGCGCGTATTGTAGCCCCGGAGGCGGTCATGGCTCAGTTTGAGATTCTGACCGCCTGTCGGTTCTACGTCGAATTGACCCTCGATGGCAGTACCGAAGGCGTGGACGGAATTTTTCTGGACTGTAAGGGTTTCAAACGAAACCAACAGATCATTGAAGCCGTAGAAGTCACGCCCCAAAAATGGGGCGTAGCAACGCGGGGTCAGGTTGTGCGCACCAAACTGCCCGGTAATGTCAAGAGCACAAATCTGACGCTGCGCCGGGGCTTGACCTGTTCCATGACCCTCTGGAAATGGTTTGATGAAGTAGAGAAGGGTCACTGGGGTGCTCAGCGTCGCAGTGGCTCTCTCATCCTTTATGATCAGGCAAGCAAATCCCAAGCACACTACAACTTCCGAGATGCTTGGCCCACTGGCTACACTTTGACGGATTTGAGCGCCTCCAGCACTGAGTTAGAAATTGAAGAGTTGGAACTAGCCGTCGAAGATTTTGTGCGGGTACAGTAGGCTCCATGTTGCAGACAGAGTTTGAATTCACCCTGCCCAAAGGGTACTTGGACGCTGAGGGGAACCTCCACCGCAAGGGGATCATGCGCCTCTCTCGTGCTATGGACGAGATTACTCCTCTGCGCGACCCTCGGGTCAAAGCCAGCCCAGCCTACGCAACCGTGATCATCCTCTCGCGGGTGATTATTCGTCTAGGGGCGCTGGAATCTGTCACCCCAGCTATAGTCGAGGATTTTTTTGCTGGTGACCTCAACTATCTTCAGAAGTTCTACCGCCGCATCAATGGTTTGGACAGCACAGATGCGCCTGCCGATGGGGAAGCATGATGGACGCACAACCAACGGAACCGATGGGATGCCTAAGTCTGTAAATACCGAGTTCACGTTCACCCTGCCGAAGGGATTGGTGGATAGCCAGGGTCGAATCCATACCCAGGGGGTGATGCGCCTTGCCACAGCCCGAGATGAAATTGAAGCACAAAAACATCGTGAGGTACGCGAAAATCCTCCCTATGGTGTTCTGGTGCTGTTAGCGAGTGTGATCACGCGCTTAGGGAGCTTTTCGGCGGTCAAGCCCCAGACGTTGGAGAACCTGTTTAGCCTCGATCTCGCCTATCTACGGGAGTTCTACAATCGCATCAACCAACAGGGAGATGCTACCGTGCCCACCCAATGTCCCCAGTGTCAGGCTCAATTCGCCGTGGAGCTGTCCCTCGCGGGGGAGTCGTGAGCTACCCCTCCAACCGGCTCAAGGAGGAGGTAGCCTATCTCGCTTTTCACTTTCACTGGCCCTTGAGCGACATTCTAGACCTGGAGCACCGCGACCGTCAGCATTGGGTCGAGCAGATCAACCGGATCAATGCCAAGGTCCGTCAAAGTTGAGCCTCAGACGCAGTGTGGCTCTAGTAGTGCTGCTACCTCCTGGGCATCCCGGCCACGTTCTTGGGGGATATAGTGGGTGAGCCGATAGATTACCTGAGCCAGTCCTGGGTCCACGCCCGCCTGTTCCAAGCCTGCAAAACGGCGCTCCCGAGGTAAGTAGAAGTCTCCAGGGAAGCGCCGGGTGAGCAGATAGATGAGCGTGGTGCCGACTCCATAAAAATCTGACTGGATACTGGGGCGGCCTATTTGTTGCTCTGGGGCTCCATAACCAAAAGTGGCAATACGTGTCCCCTGCTGGCTTCCGACCTCCTTGACCGCACCGTAATCGATGAGGACAATGCGGCGGGGGCTATAACGTAGAATCAGATTGGCGGGTTTGATATCGCGGTGGATGACCGGTGGGGTCCGCTCATGCAGATAGCTGAGGACAGCACAGGTCTCCATCATCCAGCCCACGGCCTGACTTGGGCTTGGGGGCTCGACTTTCTCCAAAGTCGGGCCGTGGATGACCTCCATTACCAATGAGTAGTGATCGTCGGCGCAGAAGAAATCGTGGAAGCAGGGAACCCCAACATGCTTCAGCGATTGCAGGACACGGGCTTCGCGCAGGAACAGTTCCCGGATTTTGGCTTTGCGTTCTAGGTCGCTATGGATTTCTTTGAGGATCGACAGGCGCTGAATTTGAGGATTGTAGACCAGATAGGTATTGCTCATCCCCCCCTCACCTAAAATATCAATCACCTGATATTCCCAGCCGCGCTCAGGGTTACGCAGTACGCCCTTACTACGTAGCAGGCTACCGCAGGTGCAGCAGAAACGCCGTTCGGGGGGATTCAGACTACAGCATTCCATAGGGGGACGGGGTAGAGATTGTTCCTATCGTACCAACTTCACCCTACTCGCGGACTTATGGTCGCCGTGCGATGAGATAAATGGTTCCTTCCTAGAAATGGCTCACAGCTTATAAGACCTTGAGAAGCGGACGATGGGACTCGAACCCACGACGTTCAGCTTGGGAAGCTGACATTCTACCACTGAATTACGTCCGCAAGAGTATTAAGTATCGTAGCACAAATTGCCGCCTGCTGTTGGTCCTCTTTATCCCTATGCTGGTGTTTAGACACGGCTGGCGTCTGTCTAGCGCTGGAGAAACCGGAATGGATGATTTTGACCTGGAACGCTACGACTATACCCTCCCCCAGGAGGCGATTGCTCAAGTCCCGGTTGAGCCCCGAGACCATAGCCGCCTAATGGTGGTGAAGGAGGCAGGCCATGAGCATCATTTTTTTTATGAATTGCCTGACCTGTTGCAGTCTGGGGACCTGCTGGTGCTCAATGATACTCGGGTTCTGCCTGCTCGACTGCTGGGAATCCGGGCAGGCGGTGGACAAGCAGAGATCCTGCTACTCCACGAGCGGTCTGCTCAGCAATGGGAATGCCTGGTGCGTCCTGGGCGCAGGTTACTGCCAGGGAGTAAAGTGACCCTGGGCGGGGGAGTTCAGGCG encodes:
- a CDS encoding substrate-binding domain-containing protein, whose translation is MPEPQYAEYLCPYRRPLSCGEPQKTVQQESAAKFCMQCGFPAMLREGIELRGTRGVYRVLGLVGGRGAGRLYRGIQVQGNQPVVIKEFLLPKRSFAPEDARSRKEVFPRVGGLALADGRTQESRLIPPFEALVDPREERCFLVMLGERDLYPTLGSYLGIHGAWAQAQVYEALNQLLQTLEFLHSQKFRLPAGQVRQGLAHGNLSLESVLIAQEDATFFLYVCDPDLWERLFDPTLVVGVEPTLQQDLKALGFVAFYLAAGRAVDPASGRTLEPRDERNWPGIDRNLRLFILRLLEIEQPFTGVAQARAALRSLPKPQEEASPEVKPIAEESAEPVRSFPWLPTLAGLAVVLVGGLVWWFFPRSDSTPAYATLLPRIADVPAVPKGSFTYTAEPEGSWRYVARFKTPLNKDLSLEQELIGRRPEFKLSYQKPAENTTEATLETVEQERADFAIMDLIQDLPSDLKAEKVAYDGVLVFVDFSSQTRAKSLPRALGGKITFDQLRRLFTGQINNWRDLGLSDDLPVRLYIPTESVAVRVFEERVLKEGKQIATFRSLIGTKIKRLSTEEALREVRRDFENGRGGIGFGIVSKFYEQCGGYPLALVADRASAVQALVQNGQQPINPTMDLCKKGIYAPAVEAFREGTNMEPYPLGYPLGVVYPNDNNRDKPGKKFVDMLRTTEGQRLLSKSGLVPLQPLAPNGS
- a CDS encoding LuxR C-terminal-related transcriptional regulator → MEPAPTITVLLVDDEPRFREGLWTLLKFYNSSSPLAFEVVGEAGRVEEALHLAAQWTPNLILMDMEFPEGNGIHALAGLKQQGYPGRVLVLSAHEEDAWVFRAMKAGANGYVLKTRIASQLYAAITTVLSQEIYLPPDLAARFFRHFHRSLDGVTPASTDTRLTEREREVLHLLAEGATNETIARQLHISIATVKAHLTAIFEKLKVTSRAQAIVVALRSGLVHP
- a CDS encoding phage tail sheath family protein; translation: MPRTDYFAPGVYVEELDRGSRPIEGVSTAIAGFVGFTEAIREDAELYKPMLVTNWSQYLRYFAAQGSDGFTDFNAYLPFAVYGYFLNGGGRCWVTSIGTQLPTNGTQAATPVQNSLQIQARGGSRPSLSFTLREQLMAGGVTVAILEGSPRALPDGQSPDTPINTDEFFSVVIERGGQQVERFDHLTMNREVQPQVATYVVTALQSSAFVAVADNSQGRTALARRPANGQYELIPPPAPSQPDRFTRDVEGVRDDRTGVRGIFEIDEITMLACPDLMRAYQANLLDIEQVHGVMELMISLCEGGDTPNPPNRMVVLDAPPCKASGTPVAPEQVKPQDVAQWLDTFNRRSMFAALYYPWIKVPNPRNGGRPILVPPCGHMMGVWGRTDEARGVYKAPANETPKGVIGLAYETNFREQELLNPKGINCIRTFPNRGIRIWGARTLVEPDKTEWRYISVRRLISYIEKSIELGTQWVVFEPNDQDLWMRVKRTISNFLERLWREGALYGAAPEQAFYVKCDEELNPPETMILGRLYVEIGIAPVRPAEFVIFRISQWSGQQGE
- a CDS encoding phage tail protein gives rise to the protein MVDEILVGCRFYWEADSLTEKMVLELSGLSSENPAAGGDKVLGSSKNAINLRQAAPTRVKFSPVTIKIVATTNKDLYQWYANCNKNEGGQSDWTSNRKASSISVYDQAGTMKARWELLNSYPTKYEGPKLEAGANDVANETITLVHEGIKRVL
- a CDS encoding phage tail protein, translated to MAQFEILTACRFYVELTLDGSTEGVDGIFLDCKGFKRNQQIIEAVEVTPQKWGVATRGQVVRTKLPGNVKSTNLTLRRGLTCSMTLWKWFDEVEKGHWGAQRRSGSLILYDQASKSQAHYNFRDAWPTGYTLTDLSASSTELEIEELELAVEDFVRVQ
- a CDS encoding phage tail assembly protein, coding for MPKSVNTEFTFTLPKGLVDSQGRIHTQGVMRLATARDEIEAQKHREVRENPPYGVLVLLASVITRLGSFSAVKPQTLENLFSLDLAYLREFYNRINQQGDATVPTQCPQCQAQFAVELSLAGES
- a CDS encoding DUF6760 family protein, giving the protein MSYPSNRLKEEVAYLAFHFHWPLSDILDLEHRDRQHWVEQINRINAKVRQS
- a CDS encoding serine/threonine protein kinase; this encodes MECCSLNPPERRFCCTCGSLLRSKGVLRNPERGWEYQVIDILGEGGMSNTYLVYNPQIQRLSILKEIHSDLERKAKIRELFLREARVLQSLKHVGVPCFHDFFCADDHYSLVMEVIHGPTLEKVEPPSPSQAVGWMMETCAVLSYLHERTPPVIHRDIKPANLILRYSPRRIVLIDYGAVKEVGSQQGTRIATFGYGAPEQQIGRPSIQSDFYGVGTTLIYLLTRRFPGDFYLPRERRFAGLEQAGVDPGLAQVIYRLTHYIPQERGRDAQEVAALLEPHCV